A window of the Pyrodictium abyssi genome harbors these coding sequences:
- a CDS encoding antitoxin family protein: protein MSRVVEAVYEKDVLRPLEDPGLEEGERVRLVIVRRDLSRYRGVLGRASYRELKRLEDEAQLQP, encoded by the coding sequence GTGTCTAGGGTTGTTGAGGCTGTGTACGAGAAGGATGTGCTGCGGCCTCTAGAGGACCCCGGCCTAGAGGAGGGTGAGAGGGTTAGGCTGGTTATTGTTAGACGTGACCTCTCCAGGTACCGGGGTGTTCTGGGTAGGGCTAGCTACAGGGAGCTGAAGAGGCTGGAGGATGAGGCGCAGCTACAGCCTTGA